A genomic segment from Drosophila willistoni isolate 14030-0811.24 chromosome 2L unlocalized genomic scaffold, UCI_dwil_1.1 Seg168, whole genome shotgun sequence encodes:
- the LOC6652378 gene encoding paired amphipathic helix protein Sin3a isoform X4: protein MMKRTRVDEVQFGTRPGAPVSGGGPGGAAAASGIIPISTSGSASLGVNATSVTIGTVVPSAHNATISGMSSIHHRLLTPQHGGAQTIAYLPSTTPTATNLKTTSSLVDNPTTGVVATQAATIVGGGGAVVVSTGTAGTQTLQFTTTYSVASIQAGGPLKTGTADGNTVQIHVTGGVPSSGPLPANSQSISGNPQTGQPVRQRTISGTQTQSSVAAVVSNLSSTSSQPLQTLSTSQTPPAGQATPPSSANPISIGNITPPQGGQSSGGGSATPRLKVEDALSYLDQVKYQYADQPQIYNNFLDIMKEFKSHCIDTPGVIERVSTLFKGHTELIYGFNMFLPPGYKIEIHSDALGCSVPVVSMPSPPGAPSSTSTVHMITGNNPLSSAGHSLKTPTAATAAPLSQSGSATTSVTVAQIHATGTGAVNLMTHGGASLTQATMQALQHQQSTPTQSQSPGAPHGHVHVSVTSSPTSGQPHTISVSSAGGHNVPQNYSRDRERATITPTAGQVGHGGPPVPVATTTSIVVGGPPTPNSLSELSPHGGGSGTGMGVVAAAGNQHNLHHIQQAHQSILLGETTGQQNQPVEFNHAITYVNKIKNRFQNQPAKYKKFLEILHAYQKEQKVIKEGTLNQGKMLTEQEVYTQVAKLFGQDEDLLREFGQFLPDATNHQSSAAAPTGSGGGQYLSKSSAAAIHNHHHDQQQNKQRPPTATLSGGAHISMSSTTSLPTPHSGGSPLHLSSGATLSSVENSANAHAAAIGNLSAVNTSVSIKTYNNNNSQQQNHAMGSGLSNRNDVIFDKDYNAGLPSGLQPNQRAPGIGHHTVSGHPVGNLRAGGLLSYDKEHRNNHHVQKYVGSHHHHAQNQSIGQHMKKSPIYGGSGLSSITNLGDHSLDRSSPGVGYATTPLPTGTNSFHSHHNQLGSGPLSISRRPLEEHPGSSGGPPPAKRPKPYCRDVSFSEASSKCTISDAAFFDKVRKALRSPDVYDNFLRCLTLFNQEIVSKTELLGLVSPFLTKFPDLLRWFTDFLGPTVGGPVSGLIDGLPLAATQQRQGGSNSSNDRAGIHQSSADYVQDVDLSLCKRLGASYCALPPSTVPKKCSGRTALCKEVLNDKWVSFPTWASEDSTFVTSRKTQFEETIYRNIHRTEDERFELDLVIEVNSATIRVLENVQKKMSRMSSEELAKFHLDDHLGGTSQTIHQRAIHRIYGDKSGEIIQGMKKSPSVAVPIVLKRLKVKEEEWRDAQKNFNKQWREQNEKYYLKSLDHQAINFKPNDMKALRSKSLFNEIETLYDERHDQEDDMMDSTGPHLILPYKDKTILDDAANLLIHHVKRQTGIQKQEKQKIKQIIRQFVPDLFYAPRQPLSDDERDDAFQFLVDDNTKVDVDLVPLHRTSEMLSSTDITCNKDSENISSATSSPVRSLSGPSVAVKKEVGAAITGKPINATNNTATGTSSTTDDIGPSTSTVAVVDDLGCSATTLNAKRDFLSQSSRGDEQTNTNINSTYSIVSSSSNSSREGEVSLPDVEVKQEKHSVELTHTHPSLLPLHAQSQHQDESYSLFFANNNWYLFLRLHAILCDRLHAMYERARLLAIEEERSRANRRESTATALRLKPKPDIQMEDYYPTFLDMLKNVLDGNMDSNTFEDTMREMFGIYAYISFTLDKVVSNAVRQLQYCVTERAALDCVELYATEQRRGSTGGFCRDANKYNEKEMVYQRKAENILNEENCFKVYIYKIDCRVTIELLDSEPEELEKSVIKEQKFSKYVEHLANPAIEVGGADGRGSSANIISNAVLNLEMPETSEIKKEEEEENAEVNSKA, encoded by the exons ATGATGAAGCGCACTCGCGTTGATGAGGTGCAGTTTGGCACACGTCCTGGAGCCCCAGTTTCAGGAGGAGGAcctggtggtgctgctgcagCCAGCGGTATTATTCCTATTTCCACCTCAGGCAGTGCCAGTTTGGGAGTCAATGCAACGAGTGTTACTATTGGTACAGTTGTACCAAGTGCACACAATGCTACAATTAGTGGAATGAGCTCCATTCATCATCGGCTTTTGACTCCACAGCATGGAGGCGCCCAGACCATAGCGTATTTGCCGTCGACCACGCCCACGGCAACGAATTTGAAGACAACCAGCTCACTTGTGGATAATCCGACCACAGGTGTGGTTGCAACTCAGGCTGCTACAATagtaggaggaggaggtgcTGTAGTTGTCTCAACAGGAACTGCAGGAACTCAAACATTACAATTTACCACAA CGTATAGCGTGGCTTCTATTCAAGCTGGAGGCCCCCTTAAAACTGGCACAGCCGATGGCAATACTGTGCAAATTCATGTTACTGGTGGTGTACCATCTTCTGGACCACTGCCGGCTAATTCGCAGAGTATATCAGGCAACCCTCAAACAGGTCAGCCCGTACGACAGCGAACAATAAGTGGCACCCAGACCCAAAGTAGTGTTGCTGCCGTAGTCAGTAATCTTTCATCAACGTCATCACAGCCGCTTCAAACTTTAAGCACCTCACAGACGCCGCCGGCGGGTCAAGCTACTCCTCCATCATCAGCAAATCCAATTAGTATAGGGAATATAACGCCACCACAAGGCGGGCAATCATCTGGCGGAGGCAGTGCCACGCCTCGCCTTAAAGTGGAAGACGCCTTGAGCTATCTCGACCAGGTCAAATATCAATATGCGGATCAGCCGCAAATATATAATAACTTTTTGGACATTATGAAGGAGTTTAAGAGTCACTGTATAGATACCCCAGGGGTAATAGAACGCGTATCCACACTTTTTAAAGGACACACAGAGTTGATATATGGCTTTAACATGTTTTTACCACCTGGGTACAAGATTGAGATTCATTCTGATGCCTTGGGTTGCTCGGTGCCAGTTGTGTCAATGCCTTCGCCACCTGGAGCACCTTCTAGTACTAGCACAGTGCATATGATAACTGGCAATAATCCACTTTCTAGTGCGGGGCATTCTTTAAAGACACCCACAGCAGCAACTGCAGCTCCATTATCTCAATCAGGTAGTGCCACTACATCAGTGACCGTAGCACAAATCCATGCAACAGGAACGGGAGCTGTTAATTTAATGACTCATGGGGGTGCATCTTTGACGCAAGCCACTATGCAAGCTTTGCAGCATCAGCAGTCTACACCCACTCAGTCGCAATCGCCAGGAGCGCCGCACGGCCATGTACACGTGAGCGTGACCAGCTCGCCTACAAGCGGCCAACCGCATACAATATCAGTATCGTCTGCGGGAGGACACAACGTGCCACAGAATTACTCTCGTGATCGTGAGCGTGCCACAATAACGCCTACAGCTGGTCAAGTAGGACACGGTGGACCTCCCGTTccagtagcaacaacaactagtATTGTGGTGGGTGGGCCACCTACCCCCAATTCGTTAAGTGAATTAAGTCCGCATGGAGGTGGCAGTGGAACAGGAATGGGAGTAGTTGCAGCAGCAGGTAACCAGCACAATCTACATCACATACAACAGGCGCATCAATCTATTCTACTGGGTGAGACAACGGGACAACAAAATCAACCAGTGGAGTTTAATCATGCCATTACTTATGTTAACAAGATCAAG AACCGTTTTCAAAACCAACCGgctaaatataaaaaatttctcGAGATTCTTCATGCCTATCAAAAGGAGCAGAAAGTCATTAAGGAGGGTACTCTAAATCAGGGTAAAATGCTCACGGAACAAGAAGTGTATACACAAGTCGCCAAGCTCTTTGGACAAGATGAAGATTTGTTAAGGGAATTCGGCCAGTTTCTTCCGGACGCCACAAATCATCAATCATCAGCTGCAGCTCCGACGGGCTCAGGCGGGGGTCAATATCTCTCAAAATCGTCGGCAGCAGCTATACACAATCATCATCATGACCAACAACAGAATAAGCAACGCCCACCCACAGCCACATTAAGTGGCGGAGCTCATATTAGCATGTCATCAACAACGTCATTACCAACACCGCACAGTGGCGGATCTCCGCTTCATTTAAGTAGTGGAGCTACCCTTTCTTCTGTTGAAAATAGTGCAAATGCACATGCGGCTgcaattggaaatttgtcggCTGTTAATACAAGTGTCAGTATAAAgacctacaacaacaataactcCCAGCAACAGAATCACGCGATGGGCAGCGGTTTGTCCAATAGAAATGATGTTATTTTTGATAAGGACTATAACGCTGGCTTGCCATCTGGCTTACAGCCAAATCAAAGGGCACCAGGCATTGGACATCATACCGTAAGTGGTCATCCTGTCGGTAATCTCCGCGCAGGTGGCCTTCTTTCTTACGATAAGGAGCATCGCAATAATCATCACGTACAAAAATATGTTGGGAGTCATCACCATCACGCTCAAAATCAAAGCATTGGCCAACACATGAAAAAGTCACCTATATATGGAGGAAGCGGTTTATCCAGTATAACGAATCTTGGCGATCATTCATTGGATCGTAGTTCACCTGGTGTCGGTTATGCGACGACACCGCTTCCAACTGGCACAAATTCGTTTCATTCACATCACAATCAACTTGGTTCAGGTCCCTTATCTATCTCCAGAAGGCCATTGGAAGAACATCCGGGTAGCAGTGGCGGACCCCCTCCGGCAAAAAGACCGAAACCGTATTGTCGAGATGTTAGCTTTTCGGAAGCATCGAGCAAATGCACCATTTCGGATGCTGCGTTTTTCGATAAGGTGCGCAAGGCATTACGCAGTCCAGATGTTTATGATAATTTCCTGCGATGCCTTACACTATTTAATCAAGAAATCGTTTCTAAAACGGAACTATTGGGTCTTGTATCGCCATTTTTGACGAAATTTCCCGATTTGCTGCGCTGGTTTACCGATTTTCTTGGACCCACTGTGGGAGGACCTGTTAGCGGGCTTATTGACGGTTTACCATTGGCAGCCACTCAACAGCGTCAAGGTGGCAGTAATAGTTCCAATGATCGGGCTGGTATTCATCAAAGCTCAGCCGATTATGTGCAAGATGTGGATTTGTCTTTATGCAAGCGTCTTGGGGCCTCTTATTGTGCGTTGCCTCCGTCCACAGTCCCAAAGAAATGCAGTGGCAGAACGGCATTATGCAAAGAAGTTCTTAACGATAAGTGGGTCTCATTTCCAACTTGGGCTAGTGAGGATTCCACATTTGTTACTTCCAGAAAGACCCAATTCGAGGAGACCATATACAG GAATATTCACAGAACTGAGGATGAACGCTTCGAATTGGACCTTGTAATTGAGGTCAATAGTGCTACCATTCGAGTTTTGGAGAATGTTCAGAAAAAAATGTCACGGATGTCCTCGGAAGAACTAGCCAAATTTCATTTGGATGACCATTTGGGTGGTACCTCTCAGACCATTCATCAGCGAGCCATTCACCGCATTTATGGCGACAAATCTGGTGAAATCATTCAGGGAATGAAGAAAAGCCCTTCCGTGGCTGTTCCTATCGTTCTTAAGCGCCTGAAAGTGAAAGAGGAAGAGTGGCGAGATGCTCAAAAG AACTTCAACAAACAATGGCGCGAACAAAATGAGAAGTATTACCTCAAATCACTGGATCATCAAGCAATTAATTTTAAGCCCAATGACATGAAGGCTCTGCGATCCAAGAGCCTGTTCAATGAAATTGAAACATTGTACGATGAACGTCATGATCAAGAGGATGATATGATGGACTCAACTGGACCACATTTAATATTGCCCTATAAAGACAAAACAATTTTGGATGATGCAGCTAATTTACTTATCCATCATGTTAAACGTCAGACCGGTATTCAAAAGCAAGAAAAGcagaaaatcaaacaaattatTCGACAATTTGTGCCTGATCTCTTTTATGCGCCAAGGCAGCCGCTTAGCGACGATGAGCGTGATGATG CCTTTCAATTTTTGGTAGATGACAAtacaaaagtggacgttgatTTGGTGCCATTGCATAGGACCTCAGAAATGTTATCGTCTACTGACATTACCTGCAACAAGGACAGCGAAAATATCTCCAGCGCAACGTCTTCGCCTGTACGAAGTTTAAGCGGCCCATCTGTGGCAGTTAAAAAAGAAGTCGGTGCGGCTATTACTGGAAAACCGATAAATGCAACGAACAATACCGCAACTGGGACCAGCTCTACAACCGATGACATTGGGCCGTCGACGTCAACGGTTGCAGTAGTAGACGATCTCGGGTGCTCAGCAACGACTTTAAACGCTAAGAGAGATTTTTTGAGTCAAAGTAGTAGAGGAGATGAGCAAACAAATACCAACATAAACTCAACATATTCTATAGTCTCCTCCTCATCTAATAGTTCACGGGAAGGTGAAGTTTCGCTTCCTGATGTTGAAGTAAAGCAAGAAAAGCATTCCGTAGAGTTGACCCACACACATCCTTCTTTGCTGCCTTTGCATGCTCAAAGTCAACATCAG GATGAGTCGTATTCGTTATTCTTTGCCAATAATAATTGGTATTTGTTTCTGCGTCTTCATGCGATTCTCTGTGACCGCCTGCATGCGATGTATGAACGTGCACGTCTACTGGCAATTGAGGAAGAGCGTAGTCGAGCAAATCGGCGTGAAAGCACTGCTACAGCGCTGCGGCTGAAGCCCAAGCCAGACATTCAAATGGAAGATTACTATCCCACGTTCCTTGATATGCTTAAGAATGTGCTAGACGGTAATATGGACTCGAATACGTTTGAGGATACAATGAGAGAAATGTTTGGTATCTACGCCTACATATCTTTCACGCTCGATAAG GTCGTTTCTAATGCTGTACGTCAGCTTCAGTATTGTGTTACTGAGAGAGCTGCTTTAGACTGTGTAGAACTTTATGCCACGGAACAGAGGCGCGGAAGCACTGGCGGTTTTTGCAGAGACGCTAACAAGTACAATGAGAAAGAGATGGTTTATCAGCGAAAGGCAGAGAATATACTTAATGAAGAAAACTGCTTTAAGGTTTACATT TATAAAATTGATTGTCGCGTAACCATTGAACTTTTGGACTCTGAGCCTGAAGAGTTGGAGAAATCCGTTATTAAGGAACAGAAGTTCAGCAAATATGTGGAACATCTGGCAAACCCTGCCATAGAGGTTGGCGGCGCTGATGGGAGGGGCAGTAGCGCCAATATAATATCAAATGCAGTTTTAAATCTTGAAATGCCCGAAACATCTGAAATCAAAaaggaagaggaggaggaaaaCGCTGAG GTCAATTCCAAGGCTTGA